Proteins encoded together in one Hevea brasiliensis isolate MT/VB/25A 57/8 chromosome 16, ASM3005281v1, whole genome shotgun sequence window:
- the LOC110657101 gene encoding uncharacterized protein LOC110657101: protein MMDLRSAFEDHIKQLADLILKLSSELRSGLRPAYDNFMGFFHAIDWTEPWLRGLMAFHVALLIVAILSRKHINFQMFLFLLALGGVYFAERLNRILGDNWRSFASQNYFDPHGLFLSSLWSGPLLVTAIVILINSLFSLCYLIVRWKRAELRHRARLSQNKQD from the exons ATGATGGATCTAAGATCGGCTTTTGAAGACCACATAAAGCAATTGGCGGATCTCATCCTGAAACTCTCTTCGGAGCTCCGGTCAGGCCTTCGACCCGCCTACGATAATTTCATGGGATTTTTCCACGCTATCGATTGGACG GAACCTTGGTTAAGGGGTTTAATGGCATTTCATGTTGCTTTGCTGATAGTGGCCATCCTGTCAAGAAAACATATCAACTTCCAGATGTTCTTGTTTCTCTTAGCTT TGGGTGGTGTATACTTTGCTGAGAGGCTGAATAGAATTTTGGGTGACAACTGGAGGAGTTTTGCAAGCCAGAATTATTTTGATCCACATGGACTCTTTCTTTCATCACTCTGGTCTGGGCCTCTTCTTGTCACTGCAATCGTTATTTTG ataaacAGTCTCTTTTCCTTGTGTTACCTGATTGTTAGATGGAAAAGGGCTGAACTTAGACACcgtgctaggttgtctcagaacAAACAGGATTGA